The region ATAAAACATAAAAGGTATATAAGAAAGCTGAGCAGAGAGAGAATATGCACCCCATCCCAATCAGAAGTAAACCCCTTCCAGCCTGCATATTAAAAAAAAATTGTGATATAATGTTCCCAGTCCCAAATTCCACACACGCGCTCGCTCATGTCGTCAACCCAGAAAGGAATGCCACCCCTTCTTCTTGTTATAAACAAAGGAAACAAAGATCTCAAAATAGAAAGATCCAAAACGAACGAATATGTGTCAGTCTCTCGATATCAATCAACTTTTTGGTCCTCGCGAACCGGTCATCGTACCAGTCTTCTTCTCCGTCTTATCGTCAGTCTTTTTCTCCGCCCTGTCCTCGTTCTTCTTTTCCGAGCTCTTCATCCCGTTGATCCCGTTCGCATTTCCATTCGTATTGCCGTTCATGCTGTTCCCATTCATGTTCTTACCCCCCTCTTTCTCTTTATGTGTCTCCTTctctttctccttcttcGCATTTCCATTCATGTTTATATTCCCACTACTACCACCATGCTCGCTTATATAAAAATCAATAGAATGGTCAAATGCAATAGAATGCGACAAATAAGCCGAAAGATCGTTACTCGCCGATCTGGattcttcctcttcttcgtcgtcttcgcccGCCGACATGTATTCATCGTACAAGGGGTCGCGGGCTGCTTTTTTAGCTCGTGTGGAGGAGGTGGGGACGGTGTGCTTGCGCAAGGCGTCTTTCGAGGGTGATGTTGGTTTTCTCACGGGTGGTGAGCTGGATTTTGGTTTCGGTTTCGGCGTCGTGGTAGTGGAGGAGGTGGTTGACTTGGTTTGTTTGGGTGAGGGGACGGGGTCGGTGGGTGTGACCACGTCCATGGAGTCGACGGCTTTTGGGATCGTTTGGGTGGTGTCGGGGATGAGGATGCTGCGCGGTCGGATCGTGGTATCGGAGTTCTTCTCTTCTAGCCCCTTGTTTTCTACGTCGGTTACACTGAGTACGTTTGTCGGACCTACGCTGGGTAATGGCAGTGGAAGCATCGAGCTGGTAGATTGTCCCTCTGTCTTCCTTGGCGTTGCGGGTAGGGTGAAGATGGGTATTGGCTCGGTCTTGCTTTCCAGCTTGCCATTGATACTCTCACCAAACATTGTACCATCCTTCTCGTCCCAAAGCCGCTCGTCTATCCTCGGATCTTCCTCTGGTGAAAGAGAAAAGTCTTTGATACTTTCGTCGAGACTGCGCTCGCTTTCATACGAAACGCGTTCGGGTTCTCCAAAGCCGGAATCTTGATGTGGAGGCATGCGATACCCCTGCCCAAGCATAAAGGAATTGCCGACTCGTCTTGTATTTGGGGGAAGATCGAAAATAGAGAAACTTGTGCTCACTCGTGATGGTGGATTAGTGCTCGTCGCAGAAGAGTCCACCGCCACGTCGTATTCGAGATTAGCTAATTCCGCTGGTTCGGGCATATGGGGCTGCTGACTGTCGTAGTAGTAGTCTGGAGTCTCGATTCGTTCCGGTTCTTCCCGACGTTGCGGCGGCGGTGGAGGTGGCTGCGTTTGCGCAAGGTGATGTACGCGATCACTGAAACTGGCCTTGGTATCCACGTCCCGGGAGTTGCCCCTTTCAGATGGTTCCTGCAAGCTGTTTGGTAAAGATGGCGGCTCGATAGGTTGAAGACCACCAGGCATCGACAAGCCCAGCGGCGCATCATCAGATGGCTTGCTTCCCAGAAACGAGTTGTCCATGTCGCTTGGCGGACTTGTGATGCAAATGTCTTTCACTTCTTGATTCCCGAAATCACGGACATCAATGTCGCAACCTCTCTGGACCAGCTTGGTGTCCCCATCAACATACACCTGCTCCCACCTAGTCTCCCTGCTAGCTGGCAGACTTGCAAGCTCGTTCTCGAGTTCCGAATCATCAAGAGACATTACAGATCGGTGACCAGGGTAGGGCGAACAGTCACTCCGCCTATTTCTATCACTCATGCCCAAAGGACCTGGCGAGCGTCCGCGTTCATGGTGGTTGTTCGGTATGATGTAGGAGCCGGAGGATGCGGGGTATTCGGTGCGCGCTACGTGAATCTCTTCAAACGATGATTGCTGTCTCGAATGGCGACGGTGATGTGATATATCCTCCAGATCCACGGCTGTCCGAGGATCAATATACTCCTTGTCGCTCCGATGTGTGGAAACGCTATCTCTTACAGCGGCCTTGGGCTTGAATTCGTAATCCATATCCTCAGGGAACCATTTGAGAAGAGTTGTTGCGGATGGCCGTGCTCGCGGTGTATCACTCAAACATGCTCTGATGATGTCGCGGAAGTATACTGGGACGTCAGTTCCCGGGCGGTCGAGAGATCGAACAAGTGGTCGTGGTTGGCGCTCCGGTTCATCCTGCTGTTCTGCTAGCGCCCACAGAACCATACCAAGCTGGTAGAGATCTGACTTGACTCCTATGTATATTGATATACGCTGGCCGCTCTCGATGAGCTTGGCCAGTTCCGGGGGTTCCCAGCCGACAGGGCATCCCCGACGGTTAATGTCGATAATCTTGGCATTGTCGTCATTGTCAATAACAATGTTTGATAGCGTAAAGTCGCCCTGTACAAATCCAGCTTCATGGATCTCAGAAAGACCTTCGATGATTTGTCGTGCCCACCGCTCGCGGCGTGCCCAATATAGCTGTCCGGTTGGCTTGAAGTCATAGATCATGTCTACCAGCGCGCCTTGCTCAGCATAGCTAATCAGCAACCCCTTGATGAGCTCATTCTGCTCATCAACAATGACACCTTCAAATCTAATCACAGATTTGGACTCTTGCAGGCTGACCAGAGCATTGATCTCATACAAAAACTCCTCAACGGCGTCCGGACCGGGTATCTCCTTTTTGATATACGTCCTGTTGTTGACAGAAACCTTGTACACAAAGCCAGAAATATGCGAGTCAAAAGATACGGCGTTCTCGCGGAAGCGCTTACAATCTAGATGGTCAATCGAAGACGATGCCGGATACGGGATAATCTCATTTACATCTTCAGTCACATGGACATGGAGGCGACCATCTGCAGTCTCCAGCTTGAGGTTCGTCACGGTGTCATAGAACTGAATGGCCGGGAGCGAGTCACGGATGGCTTCGTAGATGCGGGAGCTCTTGTCGCGTTGGTAGTGGAGCGTCTTGAGATCGGCCTCGAGCGAGTCTGGCTCCAGATGGCGGTAGTCGCAAGACACGGTCACTCTCCGCCACCTGTTTGGCTCTTCAGCAAATGTGACAAAGAACTTTTCGCGGTCCGACATGTCGCGGAAGTGCATGCTGAGGTTCAGGATCCACTTTGCCTCGAGCTCCTCCTGCAACCGGTCATGGTCAATGTCTTCACCCGAGTGATGTGAGCCGTGCTCGGAAAAGGCTTCTGCCACTTCTAGCTGCGGCGGAGGCGGAGGCGGTGGCAGTTCCATGGGCATTTCCATGTCCATGATGCCTGCACACATGTAGTCTTCTTCCGACTCTTCAATGCCGTAGTCGACCTGGCGCGCGCCTGCGGGTATATTGGAATCTGGCCCTCCGCCTATGGTGCGCTCCTCGTCGCGTTCCATTTTGCGCTCCACCTTGGGTTCCGGCTCTGGTGGCGGCTCCCTTGGGGCACTGGCTTCGCGTGGACTGAGGAGGTCGGGCGCAGACACGGACGGGACCGATTGTGGCGGCGGAGAGAGTTCTCGCTTTGATTTGGGGATATCTCGTGGCCGCGTCAGCGTGTCAAGGTCGACCGAGGCGGCTCGTCGCTGTTCGCCTTCGTTGGGCACCTCGAGCAGCTTATCTCGCTTCTCGCTCTGTAGCCTCTTGAACGTCAGCGGCCTAGGCAGCCCCGGTATAACCTTCCTGCTGCCTCGCCTGCTCAACAGCCCGCCACTCGAGTGCGGCCTGGCATTCTCCTTGTTGCCGTCCTCAGCCTTCTTCTCCGCCTTGACGGGCGATGGTGGTGGCGGCTCCTGCTCTTCCTTCTTCAACCACGAGCCAATCTTTTGCAGGTTGAGGCGCTCCCACATGCTGCTATGCTTGCCGACTTCTGTACGCGCGCGCTGTCTGCTGCGACTCCTGCTCGAATCGGCATTGTTGTCTGCCGACAGCAGCGCCATCTTCTGGGTAAACGTCAACGGCCGCGTCCGTCGCTCAGCTCACACCCAGCCTTCTTAACCCCCTCTACCAGCCTTCACGGTGCGGAACAAGGAGCACCCAGGCGGGGGAGGTTGCTAGTCGGTTTCGATATCGATTGGATTGGTGCTATCGATTTGGCGCCGACTGCATGCTGTGTCGTCGTGTGTCACCGTGGCTTCCCGCATCCATCGATCTCGGTGCAAAGCCCAGTGGCGCACAGCTCTTGCCTCTTCTTTTTTGCCCTCACCCTCGGTGGTCAGCAAAATTTTAGCAATTTTAATCTTTCGCCCGCAGAAAACAACAAAAAAAATCCCGCTCGGTTCTATTCTTGACGCCCAAGCGACATGCCCTGGATCTGCGTTGGCGCCTAACTAGCCTCCGGAACAGGCAGAATTAGACACGGGCAGTGTGATGAATtggcgatggcgatggcgCAGACGGAGGTTTGACTGGGAAGCCGCGACCACGCAAGCTGACGGGGTTGAAGTTTGGGACGAGGAGGTGGGCAAGCGTGCAAATGAAAAAATGTAGCGTAATGATGAGTCTGAGATGAGTTGGGATGAATGCGACAGGCAGACGGCGCTGGGGTCTTGTGAGCCAATAATGGGCAAGACGGCACACCCTGCAAACCTGCAACTCCGTCCCAGCGGCGGACAACGTCGACCCGGCTTCGCCCTAACCCCGAAGTAATGCAGCAAGACGCAATAACCAGCGATTAGTCTTCCGCCCGTTATCCTGCGAGAACGAAAGCGGGGGTGATGATGAATAGTGTCAGAGGATAATAAGAAAGAGGGGACAAGGTAAGAGACGCGGATGAGGAGGAGTAAGattttttttcttctttgcATGCGTGCCTGCAGCAATAGCCATGTACTTTTGGCCTGCCAGCTCCCCCAACAGCTGGCGGTCAAGCGCCAACTCGCACATTGGACAGCACGCCGCAGCACCACAGCAACCCACGCCCCAAATCCAGTTTCACCCTTTTACTGTGAACAAATCAAGCGCCGGTGAGGCTGAAAAAGACCGTCCCATTCCGCCGAACTATAACTGATTGGTCCTGCCTTGGGGTGTGGTAGCCACTTTAACAACAACCTGCGGTGAGAAAACCAGCCAGGCAGTCGCACACATCCGATTCCTCACCGTGCAGTTACCAGTAAGAATAAACCTTTGCAAGGAAGACGACTATCCGACCGGCTGCCATCGGAACGCTCACTGCGCTTCATTTTTCTTTCTCATTTGCTCGGCCCAAATTCTAGCCTCACGGTACTAACTACACAGCAGCCCCTCATCAACTAACAATtttttcttctccttggaTTACATACATGACATGACCACGGGAGGGCCAAAAACCCCTCTTTCGGGCCTGCCTGCATACATTACTACATTAGTTCCCTCCGCGTAGACGCGAGCGCAACCGGCGCGCAAGCGGAGCAAAAGACAGGAGCGAAGGATGCGATGAGCGATGCGGAAAGCATACGTAGGCCGAACACCGCAAACCGGATAGCAAACACTACTGCACCTAACCCCTTCCCCTTCACAGTCCTTCACGGGAGTCTCCTCCGCCTCCGTCTTGTAGGCACTATACCATACCTTACCCCTCCCATATTCTTCCAAGCTTCTCCTCTACCGCCAGCATCACAAGCCCCCAGCTAAAGTACTGCCCCACTCCAGACATGTCGCACAGCGACGTTTAATGGTTTTCCCAGTTCCGACAAAAGGCGTCCTCCTGCATATGTCGGTCGCTCGGTTCCTCGCTAACGCATGCATGCACTGTGATGATGACTGACTGATTGGCCCCAGTCCCGGTCCTGGTCCTGGTCCTCGCTGCAGATGGGAGAGACGGAAGCGTTTTTGCGCGGCGTTGTTGAGAACGAGGGTGAGTTGAAAAGGAGTGGCCCTTGGCAATACGGCCATGGTAGGTACCTACATGGTTTATTGTAGCTACTGACTTCAATGTTGAGAGCGCGGGGTTGCGGTCATGTGAGCCGTTCACAGTGCATGTTGTAGTCGCATGCATCTATCTTACCACCTCCCTCTCATTTTCACATTTTCTCTATCCCCCATCTCCTTCCCATCTGCCTCCATCTTCCACCCTCCATTAAAAACCCTGCATCCCCTATCCCTCATCCCTCCTCCAATCCCTCCTCCAGTTCGCAGCCTGCGCAGTCCACGCAGCCAGCCCACGCAGCCACACGCAGTATGCGTTGTCCACCACGCACCCGCCAACAAACACAACAACACTCCCAAATCCCACCTTTCGTGTTTCAGTTTCAGCTTTTCTCGACCCTTGCATACACAAAGTGAACACGTCAACGTTGATTACCCCATGCATAGTTCATGAAatcgtcatcatcgtcatcagcagcagcaacacTAGCATCCATGTTCTCGAGCGTAAAAAAGTCACAAGCCACACAAGCACCAAAACTACCGCTTTAGGCGAAGCTCAAGGCGACCACCCGGCTAAGCTAACCGTAAAGGTCATGTAGAGTGGGATTTTATGTTTATGCCGCGTAATGCGCGGTTGGCTTGGGGTTGAGTGCCGGTATACGAGGCCGTTTCCAGTTTATTTCCATGTGCCGAGATGGGGGAAAATGGCAGAGGAAGGAGTAACTACACCCACAAACCCCCCCCCTCCCTCGTCTTTGCAATACGAACGAAGTCATGTAGTGGAGAATACATACATTCATCTTCATCTCTATACCCATACATAGTAAGCTAATAACATGCCCAAGAATTCATCCGCCCGTCCGTTCGTTCGTTGGTATAATCTATCACATGGCCCGACCCCAAGTCCATCATGCATATCGTACACACCCTCTCTGGCCTATCTATCCAACCAGATACACCCCATCTAGTCATCATCTTCCCCAGactcttcctcttcctcttccttcttcttctgctcgcgctgcttcttgcGATCGCCCTTTTTGGCTTTGAGCTCCTTCTCCCACATCTTGTTTGCCGTGTCCTTGTCGAGGTTGGGGAAGACAATGTCAAAGACTTCTTTGTACCAGGATACTGGCTGGCCTTCGATGCCTTCTTTGATGTTCTGGCATTGCGTTAGTAAGGGGCTCAAAAAATGGTTGGAGCATACATGTTTCAATGCAGTGAGATGAGTACATACCTCTGGTAGTTCGAGCCAATCGCTCATGTTGTCGTGGGGGAAGATGACAGTCTTAGCGCCAGCTCGGCGTGCCGCAACTGTCTTCTCACGCAAGCCACCAATCCGAAGGACCTTGCCCGTGAGAGTGAGTTCACCCGTCATGGCAACATCATCTCTGATCTTCGTGTCGAGCGCCAAGCTGAGTAGACTCGTCGCCATTGTGATACCGGCACTTGGCCCATCCTTTGGCGTGCCGCCCTCAGGACAATGCAGGTGTATTCTCGCGTGTTCGAAGAATCTGTTCTTGGGGTATTCACGCGCTAGAATGCTCTTGGCGAATGAGTATGCGACGCCTGTAGACTCCTTCATGACATCTCGGAGAGAACCACTGCGCTCAAGTCCAGGTGACGACGAGGCAGACAATACGTTTTGTAAAATCGACTCAATGTAGAGTGCTGATCCGCCCATTGATGTCCATGCCAAACCCATGGCTACACCAGGAGGTGTGAAGTCGTACAGTCGGTCCGATGTGAAGATGGCTGGTCCAACATAGTCCTTCAAGTTGTCTTTGGTGATGGAGACGTGTACCGAATCTGGTATCTTCAAAGCAACACGAGGCTTTTCCGTCGTCTGCTGTTCAATGTTCTGTGGAGTTTCCTTTGTGTCACTCTTGTCCTTTTCAGACTCCTTCTGCGCAGCCTTGCCCTCCTCAGTGAGCGCCGCAGCCTCTGGAAGAGCGTCCTCGCCTACGTCGGTGACAATCTTCAGCGCAGCCTTGCGGTATACCTTTTCAATGTGCTTCTTGAGATTTCGGACACCCGACTCTCGGCAGTACTTGTTGATGAGCTCAACGATTGCATCGTTCTGTAGCACAACATCTGCCTCCTTCAGACCACTCATGTCCTTGGCTGCTGGTGACAGGTACTTTTCGGCGATGGCGATCTTCTCGTCTGAGACATAGCCGGACAAGCGAATCACTTCCATGCGGTCGAGCAGCGGTTGTGGGATGGTCTCATCCATGTTTGCTGTGCAGACGAACAAGACCTTTGACAAGTCAACAGGCACGTCCAGGTAGTGGTCCAAAAAGCTGTTGTTCTGTTCCGGATCAAGCAGCTCGAGAAGTGCTGACGCAGGGTCGCCGTGGTTGCTGTTGCGTCCAATCTTATCAACCTCATCGATCAAAACCAATGGGTTCTCCGTCTGGCACTTCTTCAGGGCTTGGATGATACGTCCGGGTAGCGCTCCTACGTATGTTCTCCGGTGGCCCTTGATTTCTGCTACATCATACATACCACCAACACTGAAGCGGTAGTATTGACGGTTCAGAGCGCGGGCAATCGATTTACCGATTGATGTCTTACCCACACCGGGTGGGCCTACTAGACACAGGATCTTTCCTTCGACAGTACCACGCAGTTTACCGACAGCGATGAATTCTAGAATACGGTCCTTGACATCTTTCAGTCCGTGGTGGTCCTCGTCCAAAACCTCGCGTGCGTGCTTGATACCAAAGTTCTCGGCACTGCGCAGGCCCCAGGGAAGCTGTGTGAGCCAATCGAGGTAGTTTCGTGTGACGTTGAACTCTGAGCCATTGGGCTCAAGTCCTTGCAGCTTGCTCATCTCCTCTTCAAAGACCTTTCGTACTGCTTCAGGCATGGCGAGCTTGTTGGCCTTTTCATTGAACTTTTCAATCAGTTTGTCCTTGCCATCCGACTCGATGCCCAGCTCGCGCTTGATACCCTTCATCTGCTCCATCAACATATATTCGCGGTGCTTCTTCGTGACTCTGGCATTAACATCGTCAGCGACCTTCTTCTGCAACTCCGCGCTAATGAGCTCCTTCTTGAGCAATTCCAAGGCCTTACTAAGGCGCTTTTCAATGTCCATCTCCTCCAGAGCATCCTGGAGCTCATGTGACTCTGCTTGTGCTACGGCAGCAGCAAAGTCGGCGAGCTTGACAGGGTCTTCGCCAACGTTCATTGTGGTGTGTACGGAAAAGGTGGAGACATGGTCGCGGAACAGAGGGTTAAGAAGTGCGACGCCCTTGAACGTGTTGACAATCTCGTTGACCAGCACCTGGATTGTCTTGTTCTGCTTGACGTCGAATGGCTCCTCGACCATGTTTTCAACATCGGCGATACTGACATTGCGGCCTTTGAGGATGGTAGCTACCATAGCTCCTTGGGCCGGCTTCGTCTCCTCACCAGCCTCCTCAAAACTTGCAACTACGTCGCCCTTGTTCGAAGGAGCAGCTACTTCGGACTCTGGAGTATCGGCACTCTCGTCCAATGTTACCTCGGCCACGGATGGCCCCTCTTGTTGTGGTGACTTGAGGCCCGTCATCCGTATGCGGCGGTGTGGGTAGAGAACGCATGTCATGGCGAAGTTGTCGTCGCCGCCGACAGGGAAAGCGCTTGTGACCTGGCAGAAAGTGCCGACATCGTAGACCTCACTGGGGTCGTGAATGACATCCTTGTCGGCTGTGTCGTCCTTGAACAAGAAGGCACCAATGTATGGTTGTCCTCGCTTCACCATGTCTGCAATTGCTTGTCCAACTTCCCTGTCCCGGATTGTGATGGCTTTGTAGAAACCCGGGAACAGCGGGCGCTTGAGAAGCGGCACCGCCATTACTTGGGGGTATACGTCGGGTATCGTGGGCTTGACGAGCGCCCGT is a window of Pyrenophora tritici-repentis strain M4 chromosome 2, whole genome shotgun sequence DNA encoding:
- a CDS encoding Lon, ATP-dependent Lon protease, bacterial type, which encodes MAVPLLKRPLFPGFYKAITIRDREVGQAIADMVKRGQPYIGAFLFKDDTADKDVIHDPSEVYDVGTFCQVTSAFPVGGDDNFAMTCVLYPHRRIRMTGLKSPQQEGPSVAEVTLDESADTPESEVAAPSNKGDVVASFEEAGEETKPAQGAMVATILKGRNVSIADVENMVEEPFDVKQNKTIQVLVNEIVNTFKGVALLNPLFRDHVSTFSVHTTMNVGEDPVKLADFAAAVAQAESHELQDALEEMDIEKRLSKALELLKKELISAELQKKVADDVNARVTKKHREYMLMEQMKGIKRELGIESDGKDKLIEKFNEKANKLAMPEAVRKVFEEEMSKLQGLEPNGSEFNVTRNYLDWLTQLPWGLRSAENFGIKHAREVLDEDHHGLKDVKDRILEFIAVGKLRGTVEGKILCLVGPPGVGKTSIGKSIARALNRQYYRFSVGGMYDVAEIKGHRRTYVGALPGRIIQALKKCQTENPLVLIDEVDKIGRNSNHGDPASALLELLDPEQNNSFLDHYLDVPVDLSKVLFVCTANMDETIPQPLLDRMEVIRLSGYVSDEKIAIAEKYLSPAAKDMSGLKEADVVLQNDAIVELINKYCRESGVRNLKKHIEKVYRKAALKIVTDVGEDALPEAAALTEEGKAAQKESEKDKSDTKETPQNIEQQTTEKPRVALKIPDSVHVSITKDNLKDYVGPAIFTSDRLYDFTPPGVAMGLAWTSMGGSALYIESILQNVLSASSSPGLERSGSLRDVMKESTGVAYSFAKSILAREYPKNRFFEHARIHLHCPEGGTPKDGPSAGITMATSLLSLALDTKIRDDVAMTGELTLTGKVLRIGGLREKTVAARRAGAKTVIFPHDNMSDWLELPENIKEGIEGQPVSWYKEVFDIVFPNLDKDTANKI
- a CDS encoding SPS1, Serine-threonine protein kinase, whose translation is MALLSADNNADSSRSRSRQRARTEVGKHSSMWERLNLQKIGSWLKKEEQEPPPPSPVKAEKKAEDGNKENARPHSSGGLLSRRGSRKVIPGLPRPLTFKRLQSEKRDKLLEVPNEGEQRRAASVDLDTLTRPRDIPKSKRELSPPPQSVPSVSAPDLLSPREASAPREPPPEPEPKVERKMERDEERTIGGGPDSNIPAGARQVDYGIEESEEDYMCAGIMDMEMPMELPPPPPPPQLEVAEAFSEHGSHHSGEDIDHDRLQEELEAKWILNLSMHFRDMSDREKFFVTFAEEPNRWRRVTVSCDYRHLEPDSLEADLKTLHYQRDKSSRIYEAIRDSLPAIQFYDTVTNLKLETADGRLHVHVTEDVNEIIPYPASSSIDHLDCKRFRENAVSFDSHISGFVYKVSVNNRTYIKKEIPGPDAVEEFLYEINALVSLQESKSVIRFEGVIVDEQNELIKGLLISYAEQGALVDMIYDFKPTGQLYWARRERWARQIIEGLSEIHEAGFVQGDFTLSNIVIDNDDNAKIIDINRRGCPVGWEPPELAKLIESGQRISIYIGVKSDLYQLGMVLWALAEQQDEPERQPRPLVRSLDRPGTDVPVYFRDIIRACLSDTPRARPSATTLLKWFPEDMDYEFKPKAAVRDSVSTHRSDKEYIDPRTAVDLEDISHHRRHSRQQSSFEEIHVARTEYPASSGSYIIPNNHHERGRSPGPLGMSDRNRRSDCSPYPGHRSVMSLDDSELENELASLPASRETRWEQVYVDGDTKLVQRGCDIDVRDFGNQEVKDICITSPPSDMDNSFLGSKPSDDAPLGLSMPGGLQPIEPPSLPNSLQEPSERGNSRDVDTKASFSDRVHHLAQTQPPPPPPQRREEPERIETPDYYYDSQQPHMPEPAELANLEYDVAVDSSATSTNPPSRVSTSFSIFDLPPNTRRVGNSFMLGQGYRMPPHQDSGFGEPERVSYESERSLDESIKDFSLSPEEDPRIDERLWDEKDGTMFGESINGKLESKTEPIPIFTLPATPRKTEGQSTSSMLPLPLPSVGPTNVLSVTDVENKGLEEKNSDTTIRPRSILIPDTTQTIPKAVDSMDLTTREKTNITLERRLAQAHRPHLLHTS